In Xanthomonas sacchari, a genomic segment contains:
- a CDS encoding TetR/AcrR family transcriptional regulator: MSTPPASVAQRQARDQRVYAAVRDLLAEEGMGLSMEAVAARAGCSKQTLYSRYRSKQDLLQRALQDHLDLATAHLEPAQDDLRASLLRFACEYLEQLSEPRVVQSTQLIAAESRHFPELSRAMFRDSVERLLHCLSDCLRGATGRGQLRHDDPHFMAELLLSMIVGMDFERQRFHSAHRGDRTAQRAWAEFAVDGFLRAFAAPSLSSTKPDRSTTR, translated from the coding sequence ATGAGCACCCCCCCCGCCTCTGTCGCGCAGCGCCAGGCGCGCGACCAGCGCGTGTACGCCGCCGTGCGCGACCTGCTGGCCGAAGAAGGCATGGGCCTGAGCATGGAGGCGGTGGCGGCACGCGCCGGCTGCTCCAAGCAGACCCTGTACAGCCGCTACCGTAGCAAGCAGGACCTGCTGCAGCGGGCGCTGCAGGACCACCTGGACCTGGCCACCGCGCACCTGGAGCCGGCGCAGGACGACCTGCGTGCGAGCCTGCTGCGGTTCGCCTGCGAGTACCTGGAGCAGTTGTCCGAGCCACGCGTGGTGCAGAGCACCCAACTGATCGCCGCCGAGTCCCGGCATTTTCCCGAGTTGTCGCGGGCCATGTTCCGCGACAGCGTGGAACGCCTGCTGCACTGCCTCAGCGACTGCCTGCGCGGCGCCACCGGCCGCGGCCAGCTGCGGCATGACGATCCGCACTTCATGGCCGAGCTGCTGTTGAGCATGATCGTGGGCATGGATTTCGAGCGTCAGCGCTTCCACAGCGCGCATCGCGGCGACCGTACCGCGCAGCGCGCCTGGGCCGAGTTCGCCGTGGACGGCTTCCTGCGCGCGTTCGCCGCGCCTTCTCTTTCTTCTACAAAACCAGACCGGAGTACCACCCGATGA
- a CDS encoding efflux RND transporter periplasmic adaptor subunit: protein MTSPLRSLALACAVVVVLASCKKQDQQQAMPPPEVGVLQAQPQTVPLQRELVGRLSAFRSADVRARVAGVLEKRLYTEGTDVKEGQPLFQIDPAPLRATLASAQGQLAAAEATYVNAKAAAARARSLAPQAYVSKSDLDSAEATERSSAAAVQQARAAVETARINLGYATVTAPIAGRAGKQQVTEGALVGQGDATLLTTIDQMDPLYVNFSMSADELAQLRQAQTEGNVALNPEDKSTVQIKLGDGSTYAHAGTLDFSGATVDPSTGSVTLRALLPNPDRVLLPGAFVSFAANLGERKGVYLIPQAAVLRDAKGAYAMVVGKDGKVLRKDLTTVGQQGDKWIVSGGLQSGDQIVVSGLPKVKEGAPAVAKPWDPNAAAQGQGPGAAPGQGAQGAAAPAKGAAPAQGAAHGDAPDAASHSDQPKQ from the coding sequence ATGACCTCCCCGTTGCGTTCTCTCGCCCTGGCCTGCGCCGTCGTGGTGGTGTTGGCGTCCTGCAAGAAACAGGATCAGCAGCAGGCCATGCCGCCGCCGGAAGTGGGCGTGCTGCAGGCACAGCCGCAGACCGTGCCGCTGCAGCGCGAGCTGGTCGGCCGCCTGTCCGCGTTCCGCAGCGCCGACGTCCGAGCCCGCGTGGCCGGCGTGCTGGAAAAGCGCCTGTACACCGAAGGCACCGACGTCAAGGAAGGCCAGCCGCTGTTCCAGATCGACCCGGCGCCGCTGCGGGCGACGCTGGCCTCGGCGCAGGGCCAGCTGGCCGCGGCCGAAGCCACCTACGTCAACGCCAAGGCCGCCGCCGCCCGCGCGCGCAGCCTGGCGCCGCAGGCCTACGTGTCCAAGTCCGACCTGGACAGCGCCGAAGCCACCGAGCGCAGTTCCGCTGCCGCCGTGCAGCAGGCCCGCGCGGCGGTCGAAACCGCGCGCATCAACCTCGGCTACGCCACCGTCACCGCGCCGATCGCCGGCCGCGCCGGCAAGCAGCAGGTCACCGAGGGCGCCTTGGTCGGCCAGGGCGACGCCACGCTGCTGACCACGATCGACCAGATGGACCCGCTCTACGTGAACTTCTCGATGAGCGCCGACGAACTGGCGCAGTTGCGCCAGGCGCAGACCGAAGGCAACGTCGCCCTCAACCCCGAGGACAAGTCCACCGTGCAGATCAAGCTCGGCGACGGCAGCACCTACGCGCATGCCGGCACCCTGGACTTCTCCGGCGCCACGGTCGACCCGAGCACCGGCTCGGTGACGCTGCGCGCGCTGCTGCCGAACCCGGACCGGGTGCTGCTGCCCGGCGCCTTCGTCAGCTTCGCGGCCAACCTGGGCGAGCGCAAGGGGGTCTACCTGATCCCGCAGGCCGCGGTGCTGCGTGACGCCAAGGGCGCCTACGCCATGGTCGTCGGCAAGGACGGCAAGGTGCTGCGCAAGGACCTGACCACGGTCGGCCAGCAGGGCGACAAGTGGATCGTCAGCGGCGGCCTGCAGAGCGGCGACCAGATCGTGGTCAGCGGCCTGCCCAAGGTCAAGGAAGGCGCACCGGCAGTGGCCAAGCCGTGGGATCCCAATGCCGCCGCGCAGGGCCAGGGCCCCGGCGCGGCTCCCGGCCAGGGCGCCCAAGGCGCCGCGGCGCCGGCCAAGGGCGCCGCCCCGGCGCAGGGCGCAGCGCACGGCGACGCGCCGGACGCCGCCTCGCATTCCGACCAGCCGAAGCAGTAA
- a CDS encoding multidrug efflux RND transporter permease subunit yields MPKFFIEHPVFAWVVAILISLSGVIAILNLGVESYPSIAPPQVTVTATYPGASASTTERSVTQVIEQQLTGIDHLLYFSSSSSSSGSATITLTFETGTDPDIAQVQVQNKVSLATPRLPSEVTAQGVVVAKANAGFLSVIALRSDNPSIDRDALNDIVGSRVLEQISRVPGVGSTQQFGAEYAMDIWLNPQKLQGYHMSASQVYSAIGAQNVQFAAGSLGSDPAPQGQSFTATVSAEGRFTSPEQFENIILRADSNGTVVRLKDVARVAFGPTNFGFDTQYNGKPTGAFAIQLLPGANALSVSEAVKAKMDELQPSFPQGVTWFTPYESTTFVKISIEEVVKTLAEAIVLVFLVMLVFLQNFRATIIPTLVIPVALLGTFLGMWAIGFTINQLTLFAMVLAIGIVVDDAIVVIENVERIMSEEHLAPKAATHKAMTQITGAVVAITVVLAAVFIPSAMQPGAAGAIYKQFAITIAMSMGFSAFLALSFTPALCAAFLKPTHNDNPNWVYRTFNKYYDKLAHRYVGAVGNTIRRAPRWMAVFALLLVLCGFLFTRMPGSFLPEEDQGFALAIVQLPPGATKTRTNEVFAQMRGVLQQQKAVEGMLQVAGFSFLGRGENVGMGFIRLKPWEERDIAAGDLIQQLNGMFYGIKDAQIFVVNLPTVQGLGQFGGFDMWLQDRTGQGEEALLQARNIVLGKAAQRQDALAGVRPNGLENSPQLQLKVDRVQAQSMGLSVNDIYQSIQLMLAPVYVNDFFYEGRIKRVNMQADAPFRTGPESLRNFYVPSSTATDSSGLPQMIPLSTVVSSDWIYSSPSLSRYNGYSAVNIVGNPAPGGSSGQAMSAMENIVNNDLPPGFGFDWSGMSYQEIIAGNTATLLLVLSIVVVFLCLAALYESWSIPVSVLLVVPIGVLGAVAFSLLRGLPNDIYFKIGLITVIGLAAKNAILIVEFAVEQRAMGKTLREAAAEAAHLRFRPILMTSFAFILGVLPMAISTGAGANARHAIGTGVIGGMLFATVLGVLFIPLFFVMVRRMLGDKLDEPSKEFTQMQEAGLARHQPDR; encoded by the coding sequence ATGCCTAAGTTCTTCATCGAACACCCGGTCTTTGCCTGGGTGGTGGCGATCCTGATCTCGCTCAGCGGCGTGATCGCCATCCTCAATCTCGGCGTCGAGTCCTATCCCTCGATCGCCCCGCCCCAGGTCACCGTCACCGCCACCTATCCCGGCGCCAGCGCCAGCACCACCGAACGCTCGGTCACCCAGGTGATCGAGCAGCAGCTCACCGGCATCGACCACCTGCTGTACTTCAGCTCGTCGTCGTCCTCCAGCGGCAGCGCCACCATCACCCTGACCTTCGAAACCGGTACCGATCCGGACATCGCCCAGGTGCAGGTGCAGAACAAGGTGTCGCTGGCGACCCCGCGCCTGCCGTCGGAAGTGACCGCGCAGGGCGTGGTGGTGGCCAAGGCCAACGCCGGCTTCCTCAGCGTGATCGCGTTGCGCTCGGACAACCCGTCGATCGACCGCGACGCGCTCAACGACATCGTCGGCTCGCGCGTGCTGGAGCAGATCTCGCGCGTGCCCGGCGTCGGCAGCACCCAGCAGTTCGGCGCCGAGTACGCCATGGACATCTGGCTCAACCCGCAGAAGCTGCAGGGTTACCACATGTCCGCCAGCCAGGTGTACAGCGCGATCGGCGCGCAGAACGTGCAGTTCGCCGCCGGCTCGCTCGGCTCGGACCCGGCGCCGCAGGGCCAGTCGTTCACCGCCACGGTCAGCGCCGAGGGCCGCTTCACCTCGCCCGAGCAGTTCGAGAACATCATCCTGCGCGCCGACAGCAACGGCACCGTGGTGCGGCTGAAGGACGTGGCCCGGGTCGCGTTCGGCCCGACCAACTTCGGTTTCGACACCCAGTACAACGGCAAGCCGACCGGCGCCTTCGCGATCCAGCTGCTGCCCGGCGCCAATGCGCTGAGCGTGTCCGAGGCGGTCAAGGCCAAGATGGACGAGCTGCAGCCGAGCTTCCCGCAGGGCGTCACCTGGTTCACGCCGTACGAGAGCACCACCTTCGTCAAGATCTCGATCGAGGAAGTGGTCAAGACCCTGGCCGAGGCGATCGTGCTGGTGTTCCTGGTGATGCTGGTGTTCCTGCAGAACTTCCGCGCCACCATCATCCCCACCCTGGTGATCCCGGTGGCGCTGCTGGGCACCTTCCTGGGCATGTGGGCCATCGGCTTCACCATCAACCAGCTGACCCTGTTCGCGATGGTGCTGGCGATCGGCATCGTGGTCGACGACGCGATCGTGGTGATCGAGAACGTCGAACGCATCATGTCAGAGGAGCACCTGGCGCCGAAGGCGGCCACGCACAAGGCGATGACCCAGATCACCGGCGCGGTGGTGGCCATCACCGTGGTGCTGGCGGCGGTGTTCATCCCCTCGGCGATGCAGCCCGGCGCCGCCGGCGCGATCTACAAGCAGTTCGCGATCACCATCGCCATGTCGATGGGGTTCTCGGCGTTCCTGGCGCTGAGCTTCACCCCGGCGCTGTGCGCGGCGTTCCTCAAGCCGACCCACAACGACAACCCGAACTGGGTCTACCGCACCTTCAACAAGTACTACGACAAGCTGGCGCACCGTTACGTCGGCGCGGTCGGCAATACCATCCGCCGCGCGCCGCGCTGGATGGCGGTGTTCGCCCTGCTGTTGGTGCTGTGCGGGTTCCTGTTCACGCGCATGCCGGGCAGCTTCCTGCCGGAAGAGGACCAGGGCTTCGCGCTGGCGATCGTGCAGCTGCCGCCGGGTGCGACCAAGACCCGCACCAACGAGGTGTTCGCGCAGATGCGCGGCGTGCTGCAGCAGCAGAAGGCGGTCGAAGGCATGCTGCAGGTGGCCGGCTTCAGCTTCCTGGGCCGCGGCGAGAACGTGGGCATGGGCTTCATCCGGCTCAAGCCCTGGGAAGAGCGCGACATCGCCGCCGGCGACCTGATCCAGCAGTTGAACGGGATGTTCTACGGGATCAAGGACGCACAGATCTTCGTGGTCAACCTGCCGACCGTGCAGGGCCTGGGCCAGTTCGGCGGCTTCGACATGTGGCTGCAGGACCGCACCGGCCAGGGCGAGGAAGCCCTGCTGCAGGCGCGCAACATCGTGCTCGGCAAGGCCGCGCAGCGCCAGGACGCCCTCGCCGGGGTGCGCCCGAACGGCCTGGAGAACTCGCCGCAGCTGCAGCTGAAGGTGGACCGCGTGCAGGCGCAGTCGATGGGCCTGTCGGTCAACGACATCTACCAGTCGATCCAGCTGATGCTGGCGCCGGTGTACGTCAACGACTTCTTCTACGAAGGCCGCATCAAGCGCGTCAACATGCAGGCCGACGCACCGTTCCGCACCGGTCCGGAGTCGCTGCGCAACTTCTACGTGCCCAGCAGCACCGCCACCGACAGCAGCGGGCTGCCGCAGATGATCCCGCTGAGCACGGTGGTGAGTTCGGACTGGATCTACAGCTCGCCGTCGCTGAGCCGCTACAACGGCTACTCGGCGGTCAACATCGTCGGCAACCCGGCCCCGGGCGGCAGCTCCGGCCAGGCGATGAGCGCGATGGAGAACATCGTCAACAACGACCTGCCGCCGGGCTTCGGCTTCGACTGGAGCGGCATGTCGTACCAGGAGATCATCGCCGGCAACACCGCCACGCTGCTGCTGGTGCTGTCGATCGTGGTGGTGTTCCTGTGCCTGGCGGCGCTGTACGAGAGCTGGTCGATCCCGGTGTCGGTGCTGCTGGTGGTACCGATCGGCGTGCTCGGCGCGGTGGCGTTCTCGCTGCTGCGCGGCCTGCCCAACGACATCTACTTCAAGATCGGCCTGATCACGGTGATCGGCCTGGCCGCCAAGAACGCGATCCTGATCGTCGAGTTCGCGGTGGAGCAGCGGGCGATGGGCAAGACCCTGCGCGAGGCCGCGGCCGAGGCGGCGCACCTGCGCTTCCGCCCGATCCTGATGACCTCGTTCGCGTTCATCCTCGGCGTGCTGCCGATGGCGATCTCCACCGGCGCCGGCGCCAACGCCCGCCATGCCATCGGTACCGGCGTGATCGGCGGCATGCTGTTCGCCACCGTGCTGGGCGTGCTGTTCATCCCGCTGTTCTTCGTGATGGTGCGGCGCATGCTCGGCGACAAGCTGGACGAGCCGTCGAAGGAATTCACGCAGATGCAGGAAGCCGGTCTGGCGCGGCATCAGCCGGATCGGTGA
- a CDS encoding NAD kinase yields the protein MPSSPRICFLASVTTESQRAREQLVARYGDCEPAEADVLCALGGDGFMLQTLHRHGSLGKPVFGMKLGTVGFLMNQFRDDDLVARLAQAEPAKLRPLEMLAQTESGATTGSLAYNEVSLLRQTRQAAHVSIDLNGQTRVDELICDGVLVSTPAGSTAYNSSAHGPILPLGSHTLALTPIAPYRPRRWRGAILKADIEVRFRVLDPYKRPVSVTADSHETRDVVEVTIRESRDRLVTLLFDPEHNLEERILSEQFMV from the coding sequence ATGCCGTCCTCGCCCCGCATCTGTTTCCTCGCCAGCGTCACCACCGAGTCGCAGCGGGCGCGCGAACAGTTGGTCGCGCGCTACGGCGATTGCGAGCCGGCCGAGGCCGATGTGCTGTGCGCGCTCGGCGGCGACGGGTTCATGCTGCAGACCCTGCATCGCCACGGCAGCCTGGGCAAGCCGGTGTTCGGCATGAAGCTGGGCACGGTCGGCTTCCTGATGAACCAGTTCCGCGACGATGACCTGGTCGCGCGCCTGGCCCAGGCCGAGCCGGCCAAGCTGCGGCCGCTGGAGATGCTGGCGCAGACCGAATCGGGCGCCACCACCGGCTCGCTGGCCTACAACGAGGTCTCGCTGCTGCGGCAGACCCGCCAGGCCGCGCATGTGAGCATCGACCTCAACGGCCAGACCCGGGTCGACGAACTGATCTGCGACGGCGTGCTGGTGTCCACCCCGGCCGGCAGCACCGCCTACAACTCCTCCGCGCACGGGCCGATCCTGCCGCTGGGCTCGCACACCCTGGCGCTGACCCCGATCGCGCCGTACCGGCCGCGGCGCTGGCGCGGGGCGATCCTCAAGGCCGACATCGAGGTGCGCTTCCGCGTGCTGGACCCGTACAAGCGCCCGGTCAGCGTCACCGCCGACTCGCACGAGACCCGCGACGTGGTCGAAGTCACCATCCGCGAATCCCGCGACCGCCTGGTCACCCTGCTGTTCGATCCGGAGCACAATCTGGAGGAGCGGATCTTGAGCGAGCAATTCATGGTGTAG
- a CDS encoding NAD-glutamate dehydrogenase, translating into MFAALRKRYPGGRQDEAQAFAEEFYKRMEEDEFPHHSAQEWAALAASMLEFARKRKPGTVNVRVFNPSLKGDGWESSHTVLQIVNDDMPFLVDSVSMALAELGIGVHVLGHPVLRMQRDKGGVLENVGEGKPESLMALEIDRQPPEDMAQVEAAIRRILGEVRNIVRDWGSMREKMLALADDLTTRRLPVDDKGRREAQEFLRWAAADHFTFFGYREYRVEKQGGEDVLAPLEDSGLGLLRGQDKSPARPVRTLAAHGLSESGNKEALILTKTNARSRVHRSGYMDYIGVLEFDAKGRIVAEQRFLGLFTSSAYNRRPWEIPLVRERFDSVMRKSELTPSSHSGKALRHILETLPREELFQSNEEELYRTAMGILGLQERVRSRLFLRRDKYGRFISALVYIPRERFNTDVRLRIEALLKDALHGEYIDSSVVLGESPLAQLHLIVRPKPGEALEFDTSELESRLAHLLRNWHDDLREALVASRGERDGLRLAASYGRALPAGYIEESTAQIAARDVERLAALRGPEDLHLSLQALRRDGADSLRLKLYRQHDDLPLSDVLPMMENLGLRVISERPYRLVVDGTPLSIQDFEVEPLAGSIDVAAADAPLCEAFVRIWRGDAENDGFNRLIVGASLSWRQVAVLRGYCKYLLQTGVPFSQAYVEETCNRYPLLARLLVELFEARFDPATGSESKAQIAEGQAALAAQLRLLANGDDAALKVLQPVIDARSGSREAQLEAVSAALLKLFDQVASLDEDRILRSFKGVIEATLRTSHYQRTADGGLGHCISFKLDSAKVPDLPKPRPYREIFVYGPRVEGVHLRFGAVARGGLRWSDRREDFRTEVLGLVKAQMVKNTVIVPVGAKGGFFCKRPPVGGDRDAVLAEGIACYKLFIQGLLDITDNIVGGKIVPPPQVVRHDQDDPYLVVAADKGTATFSDIANGLALAHGFWLGDAFASGGSVGYDHKGMGITARGAWESVKRHFRALGRDCQNEDFTCVGIGDMSGDVFGNGMLLSRHIRLLAAFDHRHIFLDPNPDAAASFAERERLFKLPRSSWADYDAKLISAGGGIYPRTLKSIEISAPVREALGLEPGVKQLSPNDLMHAILKAPVDLFWNGGIGTYVKAASETHGDVGDRANNGLRVNGGELRCKVVGEGGNLGLTQLGRIEAAQAGVLLNTDFIDNSAGVDTSDHEVNIKILLNDVVQAKKLTLDARNKLLASMTDEVAELVLWDNIRQNQALSLMERMSVKRLGSKQHFIRTLEAQGLLDRQIEYLPSDAEISARKARGQGLTRPELAVLLSYSKLVAFQQLLESDIPEDPYLSKELQRYFPKPLQKKYADAMERHRLKREIIATAVTNTTINRMGATFLMRMQEDTGRSIAEVAKAYTISRETLDARALWTQIDALDGKVPESVQIDALEVIWTLQRAFVRWLLFRPGPMPGITAAVERYYEPFNDIRVASGVLPDSQRPRYEALVQEWQDKGLPPALAQQLSELRFLEPAFDIIEMARTRKLKPVEVSKVHFRLGEALQLPWLFEQIDALEVNGRWHAVARGVLRDELAKHHSALAGQALSLPGGSAEAKVQHWLQRDDSSLRFTLNMLQELAAQKTLDYPTVSVAVQRLGQLAAHGVTAHGV; encoded by the coding sequence GTGTTCGCGGCGCTGCGCAAGCGCTATCCGGGCGGTCGCCAGGACGAGGCGCAGGCGTTCGCCGAGGAGTTCTACAAGCGCATGGAGGAGGACGAGTTCCCCCACCACAGCGCGCAGGAGTGGGCGGCGCTGGCCGCGTCGATGCTGGAATTCGCGCGCAAGCGCAAGCCGGGCACGGTCAACGTGCGGGTGTTCAACCCGAGCCTGAAGGGCGACGGCTGGGAGTCGTCGCACACGGTGCTGCAGATCGTCAACGACGACATGCCGTTCCTGGTCGACTCGGTGAGCATGGCGCTGGCGGAGCTGGGCATCGGCGTGCACGTGCTCGGCCATCCGGTGCTGCGCATGCAGCGCGACAAGGGCGGCGTGCTGGAGAACGTGGGCGAGGGCAAACCGGAATCGCTGATGGCGCTGGAGATCGACCGCCAGCCGCCGGAGGACATGGCGCAGGTGGAAGCGGCGATCCGGCGCATCCTCGGCGAGGTGCGCAACATCGTGCGCGACTGGGGCAGCATGCGGGAGAAGATGCTGGCGCTGGCCGACGACCTGACCACGCGGCGCCTGCCGGTGGACGACAAGGGCCGGCGCGAGGCGCAGGAATTCCTGCGCTGGGCCGCGGCCGACCATTTCACCTTCTTCGGCTACCGCGAGTACCGGGTGGAGAAGCAGGGCGGCGAAGACGTGCTGGCGCCGCTGGAGGACAGCGGCCTGGGCCTGCTGCGCGGGCAGGACAAGTCGCCGGCGCGGCCGGTGCGCACGCTGGCCGCGCACGGCCTCAGCGAGTCGGGCAACAAGGAAGCGCTGATCCTGACCAAGACCAACGCGCGCTCGCGGGTGCACCGCAGCGGCTACATGGACTACATCGGCGTGCTGGAGTTCGACGCCAAGGGCCGCATCGTCGCCGAGCAGCGCTTCCTCGGCCTGTTCACCTCCAGCGCCTACAACCGCCGCCCGTGGGAGATCCCGCTGGTGCGCGAGCGCTTCGACTCCGTCATGCGCAAGTCCGAGCTGACCCCGAGCAGCCACAGCGGCAAGGCGCTGCGCCACATCCTGGAGACGCTGCCGCGCGAGGAGCTGTTCCAGTCCAACGAGGAGGAGCTGTACCGCACCGCGATGGGCATCCTCGGCCTGCAGGAGCGGGTGCGCAGCCGCCTGTTCCTGCGCCGCGACAAGTACGGCCGTTTCATTTCCGCGCTGGTGTACATCCCGCGCGAGCGCTTCAACACCGACGTGCGCCTGCGCATCGAGGCGCTGCTGAAGGACGCGCTGCACGGCGAGTACATCGATTCCAGCGTGGTGCTGGGCGAGTCGCCGCTGGCGCAGCTGCACCTGATCGTGCGGCCGAAGCCGGGCGAAGCCTTGGAGTTCGATACCAGCGAGCTGGAGTCGCGCCTGGCGCACCTGCTGCGCAACTGGCACGACGACCTGCGCGAGGCGCTGGTGGCCAGCCGCGGCGAGCGCGACGGCCTGCGCCTGGCCGCCAGCTACGGCCGCGCGCTGCCGGCCGGCTACATCGAGGAGTCCACCGCGCAGATCGCCGCGCGCGACGTCGAGCGCCTGGCCGCGTTGCGCGGCCCGGAAGACCTGCACCTGAGCCTGCAGGCGCTGCGCCGCGACGGCGCCGACAGCCTACGCCTGAAGCTGTACCGCCAGCACGACGACCTGCCGCTGTCGGACGTGCTGCCGATGATGGAGAACCTGGGCCTGCGGGTGATCTCCGAGCGTCCGTACCGGCTGGTGGTGGACGGCACGCCGCTGTCGATCCAGGACTTCGAGGTCGAGCCGCTGGCCGGCAGCATCGACGTGGCCGCCGCCGACGCGCCGCTGTGCGAGGCATTCGTGCGGATCTGGCGCGGCGACGCCGAGAACGACGGCTTCAACCGCCTGATCGTCGGCGCCAGCCTGAGCTGGCGCCAGGTCGCGGTGCTGCGCGGCTACTGCAAGTACCTGCTGCAGACCGGCGTGCCGTTCTCGCAGGCCTACGTCGAAGAGACCTGCAACCGCTATCCACTGCTGGCGCGGCTGCTGGTGGAACTGTTCGAGGCGCGCTTCGATCCGGCCACCGGCAGCGAGAGCAAGGCGCAGATCGCCGAGGGCCAGGCCGCGCTGGCGGCGCAGCTGCGCCTGCTGGCCAACGGCGACGACGCCGCGTTGAAGGTGCTGCAGCCGGTGATCGACGCGCGCAGCGGCAGCCGCGAGGCGCAGCTGGAGGCGGTCTCGGCCGCGCTGCTGAAGCTGTTCGACCAGGTCGCCAGCCTCGACGAGGACCGCATCCTGCGCAGCTTCAAGGGCGTGATCGAGGCGACCCTGCGCACCAGCCACTACCAGCGCACCGCCGATGGCGGCCTGGGCCACTGCATCAGCTTCAAGCTGGATTCGGCCAAGGTGCCGGACCTGCCCAAGCCGCGTCCGTACCGCGAGATCTTCGTGTACGGCCCGCGCGTGGAAGGCGTGCACCTGCGCTTCGGCGCGGTGGCGCGCGGCGGCCTGCGCTGGTCCGACCGGCGCGAGGACTTCCGCACCGAGGTGCTGGGCCTGGTCAAGGCGCAGATGGTCAAGAACACGGTGATCGTGCCGGTCGGCGCCAAGGGCGGCTTCTTCTGCAAGCGCCCGCCGGTCGGCGGCGACCGCGACGCGGTGCTGGCCGAGGGCATCGCCTGCTACAAGCTGTTCATCCAGGGCCTGCTGGACATCACCGACAACATCGTCGGCGGCAAGATCGTGCCGCCGCCGCAGGTGGTGCGCCACGACCAGGACGACCCGTACCTGGTGGTCGCCGCCGACAAGGGCACCGCCACGTTCTCCGACATCGCCAACGGCCTGGCGCTGGCGCATGGCTTCTGGCTCGGTGACGCGTTCGCCTCCGGCGGCTCGGTCGGCTACGACCACAAGGGCATGGGCATCACCGCGCGCGGCGCCTGGGAGTCGGTCAAGCGCCACTTCCGCGCGCTGGGCCGCGACTGCCAGAACGAGGACTTCACCTGCGTGGGCATCGGCGACATGTCCGGCGACGTGTTCGGCAACGGCATGCTGCTGTCGCGCCACATCCGCCTGCTGGCCGCGTTCGACCACCGCCACATCTTCCTCGACCCGAACCCGGACGCGGCGGCGTCCTTCGCCGAGCGCGAGCGCCTGTTCAAGCTGCCGCGCTCCAGCTGGGCCGACTACGACGCCAAGCTGATCAGCGCCGGCGGCGGCATCTATCCGCGCACGCTCAAGTCGATCGAGATCAGCGCGCCGGTGCGCGAGGCGCTGGGCCTGGAGCCGGGGGTCAAGCAGCTTTCGCCGAACGACCTGATGCACGCCATCCTCAAGGCGCCGGTGGACCTGTTCTGGAACGGCGGCATCGGCACCTACGTCAAGGCCGCCAGCGAGACCCACGGCGACGTCGGCGACCGCGCCAACAACGGCCTGCGCGTCAACGGCGGCGAACTGCGCTGCAAGGTGGTCGGCGAAGGCGGCAACCTCGGCCTGACCCAGCTGGGCCGCATCGAGGCCGCGCAGGCCGGCGTGCTGCTCAACACCGACTTCATCGACAACTCGGCCGGCGTGGACACCTCCGACCACGAGGTCAACATCAAGATCCTGCTCAACGACGTGGTGCAGGCCAAGAAGCTGACCCTGGACGCGCGCAACAAGCTGCTGGCGTCGATGACCGACGAGGTCGCCGAGCTGGTCCTGTGGGACAACATCCGCCAGAACCAGGCGCTGAGCCTGATGGAGCGGATGAGCGTCAAGCGCCTGGGCTCCAAGCAGCACTTCATCCGCACCCTGGAAGCGCAGGGCCTGCTCGACCGGCAGATCGAATACCTGCCCTCGGACGCGGAGATCTCCGCGCGCAAGGCACGCGGCCAGGGCCTGACCCGGCCGGAGCTGGCGGTGCTGCTGTCCTACTCCAAGCTGGTGGCGTTCCAGCAGTTGCTGGAGTCGGACATTCCCGAGGACCCGTACCTGTCCAAGGAACTGCAGCGCTACTTCCCCAAGCCGCTGCAGAAGAAGTACGCCGATGCGATGGAGCGGCACCGCCTCAAGCGCGAGATCATCGCCACCGCGGTGACCAACACCACCATCAACCGCATGGGCGCCACCTTCCTGATGCGCATGCAGGAAGACACCGGCCGCAGCATCGCCGAGGTCGCCAAGGCCTACACCATCAGCCGCGAGACGCTGGATGCGCGCGCGCTGTGGACGCAGATCGATGCGCTGGACGGCAAGGTGCCCGAGTCGGTGCAGATCGACGCGCTGGAGGTGATCTGGACGCTGCAGCGCGCCTTCGTGCGCTGGCTGCTGTTCCGTCCGGGCCCGATGCCGGGCATCACCGCGGCGGTGGAGCGCTACTACGAGCCGTTCAACGACATCCGCGTCGCCTCCGGCGTGCTGCCCGATTCGCAGCGGCCGCGCTACGAGGCGCTGGTGCAGGAGTGGCAGGACAAGGGCCTGCCGCCGGCGCTGGCGCAGCAGTTGTCGGAACTGCGCTTCCTGGAGCCGGCGTTCGACATCATCGAGATGGCGCGCACCCGCAAGCTCAAGCCGGTGGAGGTGTCGAAGGTGCACTTCCGCCTCGGCGAGGCGCTGCAGTTGCCGTGGCTGTTCGAGCAGATCGACGCGCTGGAGGTCAACGGCCGCTGGCATGCGGTGGCCCGCGGCGTGCTGCGCGACGAACTGGCCAAGCACCACAGCGCGCTGGCCGGCCAGGCGTTGAGCCTGCCGGGCGGTAGCGCCGAGGCCAAGGTGCAGCATTGGCTGCAGCGCGACGACAGCAGCCTGCGCTTCACGTTGAACATGCTGCAGGAACTGGCCGCGCAGAAGACGCTGGACTACCCGACCGTGTCGGTGGCGGTGCAGCGGCTGGGCCAGCTGGCGGCGCACGGGGTGACGGCGCACGGGGTGTAG